The nucleotide sequence TCGGTGGCGAGCTTGACGACAAGGCGCGGATCGGCGTCGTAGTTGGTGCCGAAGTTCACTTTCACCAGCGTGTTCTTGTCGGTGTAGGTCCAGTTGGTCACTTTCTGGGTGACGAGGTCCTCGTTCGGGATCAGGAACTCGCGGCCGTCGCCGGCGGCGACCGAGATGTAGCGCGTGTTCATCGCGCTGATGCGGCCCGAGCTGTCGCCGATGGTGACGAGGTCGCCGGGCTTCACCGATTTGTCGGCGAGCAGGATGATGCCGGCGACGAAATTGGCGACGATGCGCTGCAAGCCGAGACCGATACCGACACCGGCGGCGCCGGAGAAGATCGCGAGCGCCGACAGGTTGATGCCGACCGCGCTGATCGCGATCGCGACGCCGAGGATCATCAGGCCCATGCGGACCATCTTGATCAGCAGCACCTGGATCGACGGCGTCAGATCGGTGGAGCGGGTGATCCGGCTCTCGACGAAATTGCTGGCGATGTTGGTGAGCCAGAGCACAGCCAGCAGCAGCACGCCGAGCTTGATGACCAAAAGCGGCGTCAGCCTGAGGCCGCCGAGCACGACCGAGACGGAATCGAGTGCATCAACGACGTTGTCGAGCTGGCCGATGATGCTGAGCGCGGCCACCAGCCAGGCCGAGATCGACACGATCTGCACGATGAAGGTGCTGCGGATCACCGAGGTGATCAGCCGGATCACGAGCCAGGCCAGCGCCAGCTTGAGCGCGACGGCGAGCAGATAGGAGCGGCTCGGCCAGGTCCACAGCACCATGCCGGTGCGCGCGATCCGCATCAGGATCACGAACACGACCGTGGTGACGCTCTCCAGCAGCACCCGCAGCAGCTGCCGCAGCGGGCCGGGCCAGCCCATCGCCAGCGAGGTCACGTCGATCCGGGCGCGCACCGCGGCGCTGGCCGCAAAGGCGATGCCGGCGCCGCTCAGCACAAGTCCGAGCTGAAGGTAGAACCACGGCGAGGTGACCTCGGCGCCGATCGAGCGGGCCACGGTCTGCAGGAATTCGAGAACGTCTTTTAAATCGAAGTCCATCAGAAGGGTCTCGGAGAGGAACGGAGGCGCGGGCGAGCCCGGTCGGCAGGATTTAGCTTGCTTTTGTCACAAGCGGTTGCCGCGAAATATACCCGCACGCGGGCAAAGATGGAAAAATGGGCATATCGCCGCGATATGAGCAAATCCGGTTGGCGTGCAAGTGTGGCGACGATAAGGATGTAAAAGTCGGATCCATCAACGTTTTTTCATGACATCCCTCGACGCCGTCAGCATTGCCATCCTCCTTGGCGCGATCCTGGTCATGGCCGGGATCCTTTCCAGCCTGCTGGCGCTGCGCTTCGGTGCGCCGCTGCTGCTGGTGTTCCTGGTGATCGGCATGCTGGCGGGTGATTCCGGGCCTGGTCATATCGAATTTCAGGACGTCCGCACCACCTATCTGGTCGGCTCGGTCGCCTTGGCGCTGATCCTGTTCGACGGCGGCCTGCGCACGCGCTTCCAGAGCATCCGCACCGTGCTGGCGCCCTCGATGGTGCTTGCGACCGCAGGCGTGCTCCTGACCGCGTTCATCACCGCACCGGTCGCGAAATATACCCTGGACCTCGGCTGGACCGAGGCGATGCTGGTCGGCGCGGTCATCGCCTCGACCGACGCGGCGGCGGTGTTCCTGCTGGTGCATGCGCAGGGTCTGCGCCTGCGGCCGCGCGTCGGCGCGACGCTTGAGGCTGAATCCGGCAGCAACGATCCGTTCGCCGTCTTCCTCACGCTGATGCTGGTCGAGCTGATCTCGGTCGGCCATGGCAGCGTCGGGCATTTC is from Bradyrhizobium sp. ORS 285 and encodes:
- a CDS encoding mechanosensitive ion channel family protein, which gives rise to MDFDLKDVLEFLQTVARSIGAEVTSPWFYLQLGLVLSGAGIAFAASAAVRARIDVTSLAMGWPGPLRQLLRVLLESVTTVVFVILMRIARTGMVLWTWPSRSYLLAVALKLALAWLVIRLITSVIRSTFIVQIVSISAWLVAALSIIGQLDNVVDALDSVSVVLGGLRLTPLLVIKLGVLLLAVLWLTNIASNFVESRITRSTDLTPSIQVLLIKMVRMGLMILGVAIAISAVGINLSALAIFSGAAGVGIGLGLQRIVANFVAGIILLADKSVKPGDLVTIGDSSGRISAMNTRYISVAAGDGREFLIPNEDLVTQKVTNWTYTDKNTLVKVNFGTNYDADPRLVVKLATDIAAEIPRTLKSKPPNCLLTEFTEAGMKFSLTTWIADPSYMDSVKSEVMLALWDAFKREGIRVPYPVRELRVRGGALPVESTVEIPT